The window CGCTCGGGCCGACTGCGCGCAGCCGCCTCCATGGTCACCGCCGGGCCCCTCCCTCGCCGTCACCCACGGCCGCGGCTCCCCGCCGTCGCCGCCGCGGCCCTCACCGGGGCCGGACCGGCCGCGGAGGCCGCCCGTCCTCGCCTCTGGATCAGCGTAAGGGCCGCCTCCGACGAAACTGCCTGGCGCCAGGCCGTTCCACCGCGGACGCTACCGGGTCAAGCGCGGCACAACGGCCAGCCGAGCGGGGCTGTGGACACCGGGAGCGCGGGGCCACTGCGTACCAAACCGTCGCAGACCACCGGTAATCTGCGCGCCTCAACGCGCGCCGCGGGACGACGGCGCCGGGGCACCGTGGCGCTGGCGACCGACCGGCACGTGGCGTGGCGCCCGATCACGAGGGTGGGACAGGACAGCCGTGACGGACGAGACCTCCCCCGGCGCGTGGCCCGTACCGGAGCCGGCACCGGCATCGGCACCGACGCCAGTGCCCGCACCGGCGTCGGCGTCGGGCGGTCCGGATATCGGCATGCCCGCGGCGGGCGCGGGCGGCCCCGCGGGCTGGCGTACACCGCCGGCGCCGCCAGGCCGGCCGCCACGCCGCTGGTCCGACCGGAAAGTCGGGGCCGTCGTCTTCTTCGCCGTCGTCGGCCTCTTCCTGGCGGCGGCCGGCGTCACCGCCGTCGCCGTGCACGCGGCCGGGGACGACGGCGAGCCGGTGGCCGCCGCGCCCTCGGGCCCACCGCTGACCCCGGCGTCGCCCACGTTCTCGGACCTGCCGACGGCCGTCGGCCTCGCCTTCCAGCGGGGGCACTGCTACTACTGGCCCGGGCCGGACGATGTGCCATGCACGACGCCCCATCATTTCGAGTCGACCAGCGACACCCCCGTCCGCCTCAGCCGGATCGACTACCCGGATGGGGCCGCCTACCCCTCCCCTACGGAGTGGGACACCATCGATGGCAAATACTGCGGACCGCAGGCCGTGGAATACCTGGGGTACGAGCTCGACCCGTTCGGCCGGTTCCGCGTGCAGTCGATCAGACCGTCCGAGGACATGTGGAACGGCGGGAGACGCTTCCTCCGCTGCGGCCTGCACACCTTCGTGCCCGTCCTCGAGCGCCTGGGGGTCCAGGAGAACGAGGCGGTCACCGGGTCGGCCAAAGGCGCGGACCAGTCCTGGATCTACCCGATAGGGACCTGCCTGACGAGCAGGCCGCAGTCGCTGTTCGTGGCCGACTGCGCCGGGCCGCACGAGTACCTGACGATCGGTAACATCCGGCTGCCGGAGACGGCCGGCGGCGGGCCGCCCAGCAGTGCTGAGTTGAACGACATGGCCAGCCCGCCCTGCGTGTTCGCGGCCCGCGTGGCTCTGGGACAGTCCTTCCAGCTGTCGCCGACGGAGACCATCGGCTTTCAGGCCATCCGCCCGGAGAGCTGGCGCGCCGGCAGCCGGTTGATCACCTGTGTGCTCAGCTACGTCACGGCGTCCGGCGAGCCGCGCTCGGAGACCGGGGAGCAGCATCACCCGGCTGGCGGGCCGCGCGGCGCCCGCTGGCCGCGGGCCGCCGGTCCCGCGGGCACGGTGCCGCCTCGTCCCGTGCTCGCGGCCCTCCTCGCGCCAGAGTCAGAGTCAGAGCAAAATTACCGAAAGTGACGACGGATCTCCAAAAGTGTCAAACAGGGGACCTATCGTACGAATCGGTGTTAATAGCCGATATTGTCCGCGCCACAGTTCGCGCCGCGACCGTCGGCGGGCCGAGCGGAGCGGCGGCGGCGCAGCCTCGCCCGCTCCCCGGTCCGGCCGCCGGCGGTCGGCGCGCCCGACGCGATGGGTGGAGCGAGACAACCGTGGCCGACGAGACATCCCCGGCGCCGGGACCCTGGCCCGGGCAGACTGGCCCGGCGGGCGGCCCGTGGCCCCAGCAGCCGGGCCCGGCCACCCCGGGTGGCGCGCCGGCGCCAGCCGGCTGGCCGGCGCCGGCGGGCAGCCCGGTCCCCGGCGCGCCCGGCGGCAACCCACCCGGCCAGCCCGGCCAGCCCGGCGGCCCATGGGCCCAGTACAGGAACCCGGGCCCGGGGGCACCCCCGGTTCCTCCGTACTGGCCGCCGGCGCCGCCGACGCCACCCCGGCGGTCACGCTGGACCCGCGGGCGCATCGTCGCCGTCGTCGTGGGCGGCGCCGTCGCCCTCATCCTGGTGCTGGCGGCCATCGGGGCCGCCGTGGGCGGCAGCGGGGACGACAAGAGCGACGCGGCCGCTGCCACCGCGGGGCCGTCCGGCGCCGCGTCGCCGGGCCAGACCGTCGAGCCCGAGCTCAGCCAGCGCAGCTACAAGAGCGGTCACTGCTACCGCTG of the Pseudofrankia saprophytica genome contains:
- a CDS encoding septum formation family protein, giving the protein MPAAGAGGPAGWRTPPAPPGRPPRRWSDRKVGAVVFFAVVGLFLAAAGVTAVAVHAAGDDGEPVAAAPSGPPLTPASPTFSDLPTAVGLAFQRGHCYYWPGPDDVPCTTPHHFESTSDTPVRLSRIDYPDGAAYPSPTEWDTIDGKYCGPQAVEYLGYELDPFGRFRVQSIRPSEDMWNGGRRFLRCGLHTFVPVLERLGVQENEAVTGSAKGADQSWIYPIGTCLTSRPQSLFVADCAGPHEYLTIGNIRLPETAGGGPPSSAELNDMASPPCVFAARVALGQSFQLSPTETIGFQAIRPESWRAGSRLITCVLSYVTASGEPRSETGEQHHPAGGPRGARWPRAAGPAGTVPPRPVLAALLAPESESEQNYRK